One window of the Triticum dicoccoides isolate Atlit2015 ecotype Zavitan chromosome 3B, WEW_v2.0, whole genome shotgun sequence genome contains the following:
- the LOC119281079 gene encoding E3 ubiquitin-protein ligase ATL41-like — translation MSGDRFTGAPASNGPPAPYPRQQNYSFNGRVLLMAAFLLFGLTVFFTLIRFLLYVLVARSGGRRRRGSFTAGILRSINSFGGTSGRRGLDASALSALPVTTYRKEGAATAGADCAVCLSELADGEKVRELPNCGHSFHVECVDAWLRSRTTCPLCRAEAELPKGNDKAEVAAQSSSSSSSSSAREPPQQALFGAGGTLIVTVQGGFPDTQRGVRGSTSG, via the coding sequence ATGTCAGGGGACCGTTTCACCGGCGCGCCGGCGTCAAATGGCCCCCCGGCTCCGTACCCGCGGCAGCAGAACTACAGCTTCAACGGGCGCGTCCTGCTTATGGCCGCTTTCCTCCTTTTCGGGCTCACCGTCTTCTTCACCCTCATCCGCTTCTTGCTGTACGTGTTAGTGGCGCGGTCGGGCGGCCGCCGTCGCCGCGGCAGCTTCACCGCCGGCATCCTGCGGTCCATCAACTCTTTTGGCGGAACTAGCGGTCGGCGTGGGCTGGACGCCTCCGCGCTCTCCGCGCTGCCGGTCACCACGTACCGGAAGGAGGGCGCCGCCACCGCCGGGGCTGACTGTGCCGTGTGCCTATCGGAGCTCGCCGATGGAGAAAAGGTGCGGGAGCTGCCCAACTGCGGGCACTCGTTCCACGTGGAGTGCGTCGACGCGTGGCTGCGCTCCCGGACGACCTGCCCTCTCTGCCGCGCCGAGGCTGAGCTGCCCAAGGGGAACGACAAGGCGGAGGTGGCGGcgcagtcgtcgtcgtcgtcgtcgtcgtcgtctgccAGGGAGCCGCCGCAGCAGGCGTTGTTCGGTGCAGGAGGAACCTTGATCGTGACCGTGCAAGGTGGCTTCCCGGATACCCAAAGGGGCGTGCGTGGGTCAACATCGGGGTAG
- the LOC119281080 gene encoding uncharacterized protein LOC119281080: protein MDLLEVFLRRRIQPLQFRSHCMWLYRGTEDETQINPEAVDDATLERWMAAVTGNKDNPRGARRIPPLDHRSVPDKALTELYSTPNGAQAPIEEGEASGGEIQEE from the exons atggatctcctggaggtttttcttaggcgacgtatccagcctcttcagttccggagccattgcatgtggttgtaccgcgGGACTGAAGATGAGACTCAgatcaatccagaagcagtcgacgatgccactctggaaaggtggatggccgctgtcactgggaacaaggataaccctcgtggagctagaaggattcctccactcgaccaccgcAGTGTTCcagacaag gccctcaccgagctgtactcgacgcccaatggagcacaggctccgattgaagagggagaggcgagcgggggcgagatccAGGAGGAGTAG